A window of Hyphomicrobiales bacterium genomic DNA:
ACGATGACGACCTCGCTGCTCGACTTGGTGTCGGACGTGTTCGACAGCCAGTAGACGAAGCCAAAGCCGGCGAACAGAACCGCCAGAACGAAGGCGCCGATCGCAACAAAATTCGCGCGTGTCTCCATTCCGTCCTCAAGCCCCGATGCGTCTTGCCCGCGTGCCGCCGAAATAGGCGTGCACCCAGGGGTGATCGTAGGTTCTCAGCTCTTCATACGTGCCGGTCACGAGAACCTTCTTGTTCCCGAGAACGGCGATTCTGTCGCAAACTGTATAAAGGCTGTCCAAATCATGGGTTACCATGTAGACGGTCAAACCCAAAGTATCCCGCAGTTTTCCGATCAGATCATCGAACTCCGACGCACCGATCGGGTCGAGCCCCGAGGTCGGCTCGTCGAGGAACAACAGCTCCGGATCGAGCGCCAGCGCACGGGCAAGGCCGGCTCGCTTGATCATACCACCCGACAATTCGGACGGATATTTGTCCGCCGCATCGGCTGAAAGACCGACCAGCTCCAGCTTCAAGAGCGCCAGCTCGTCCATCAGCCGGTCCGACAGCGACAGATGCTCGCGCATCGGCACCTGAATGTTCTGGCGCACGGTCAGCGAGGAAAACAGCGCGCCGTGCTGAAAGAGGACGCCCCAACGCTGACCGATCGAGCTGCGCTCGGCAACGTCCCTTGCATCGAACGGCACGCCGAACACCTCGACCGAGCCCTCGCGCATCGGCAGCAGACCGAGAATCGCCCGCATCAACACCGTCTTGCCGGTACCGGAGCCGCCGACGAAGCCGAGAATCTCGCCCGGATAGACATCGAGGTCGAGATCGTCCAGCACGAGATGGTCGCCGAACCCGACGACCAGATCGCGGATCGACAGGATCGGTTCGGCATCGGGGCGGATCGGTCGGCGCTGTACGGTTCCCATGGTCATCCGCCCCTACATGTCGATCGCTGCAAAGAAGATGGCGAACAGGCCGTCGACGACGATCACCATGAAGATCGCCTTGACCACCGAAACCGTGGTCTGGCGGCCAAGAGATTCCGCGCTGCCGGCAACTTTCAGACCTTCCGACGCCGCGATCAGCCCGATGATCAGCGCCATCATCGGTGCCTTGACGAGCCCGACGATCAGCGTGTCGAACGTCACCGCCTCCTGCAGCCGGGCGAAGAAGGCATTGAGCGGCAGGTCGAG
This region includes:
- a CDS encoding ABC transporter ATP-binding protein, yielding MTMGTVQRRPIRPDAEPILSIRDLVVGFGDHLVLDDLDLDVYPGEILGFVGGSGTGKTVLMRAILGLLPMREGSVEVFGVPFDARDVAERSSIGQRWGVLFQHGALFSSLTVRQNIQVPMREHLSLSDRLMDELALLKLELVGLSADAADKYPSELSGGMIKRAGLARALALDPELLFLDEPTSGLDPIGASEFDDLIGKLRDTLGLTVYMVTHDLDSLYTVCDRIAVLGNKKVLVTGTYEELRTYDHPWVHAYFGGTRARRIGA